In Ectothiorhodosinus mongolicus, one DNA window encodes the following:
- the rpoH gene encoding RNA polymerase sigma factor RpoH produces the protein MNQALVTAQSHLLVPVGNLDSYIHAVSQMPVLDAEDEKTLARRLRDDQDLEAARALVVHNLRFVIHIARGYNGYGLNLADLIQEGNIGLMKAVKRFDPEMNVRLISFAVHWIRAEIHEFVLRNWRIVKVATTKAQRKLFFNLRSAKKRLGWFSADEVAKVAEDLGVSTSDVLEMESRLAGQDMSFDPMQADEDSAYLSPAESLMDTAEDPSELLERHDWESHYQTRLAAAMGDLDERSREILARRWLADEKATLHELAAEYQVSAERIRQLEANAMKKLRGVLAA, from the coding sequence ATGAATCAAGCGCTTGTGACCGCTCAAAGTCATTTGCTGGTGCCGGTTGGCAACCTGGATAGTTACATCCATGCCGTCAGCCAAATGCCTGTATTGGATGCCGAGGATGAGAAGACTCTGGCACGACGCCTGCGCGACGATCAGGATTTGGAAGCAGCCCGCGCTTTGGTGGTGCATAACCTGCGCTTTGTCATTCATATCGCCCGTGGCTACAACGGCTATGGTTTGAACCTGGCCGACCTGATTCAGGAAGGCAACATTGGCCTGATGAAGGCAGTGAAGCGCTTTGACCCGGAAATGAATGTGCGCTTAATCTCGTTTGCGGTGCATTGGATTCGCGCTGAGATTCATGAGTTCGTGCTGCGCAACTGGCGCATTGTCAAAGTCGCCACCACCAAAGCCCAGCGCAAGCTGTTTTTTAATCTGCGCAGCGCCAAGAAACGCTTGGGCTGGTTTAGTGCCGACGAGGTGGCCAAAGTCGCCGAAGATCTAGGCGTGAGTACCAGTGATGTTTTAGAGATGGAATCTCGCTTGGCCGGACAAGACATGAGCTTTGATCCCATGCAGGCGGATGAAGACAGCGCCTATCTGAGCCCGGCTGAGTCGTTGATGGATACCGCTGAGGACCCCTCAGAACTGCTGGAACGCCATGACTGGGAAAGCCACTACCAAACCCGTCTGGCAGCTGCCATGGGGGATTTGGATGAGCGCAGCCGGGAGATTTTGGCGCGGCGTTGGCTGGCGGATGAAAAAGCCACTCTGCATGAGCTGGCTGCGGAATATCAGGTCTCGGCGGAGCGCATTCGCCAGCTCGAGGCCAATGCGATGAAGAAATTGCGCGGCGTACTGGCGGCCTAA
- a CDS encoding M16 family metallopeptidase, which translates to MRGKTGFWGWLMVLLLAGTVSADPRSAGVHEFTLDNGLKVLVQPDHRAPVISAMLWYRVGSSHEHGGITGVSHALEHMMFNGTHEYPAGEFSRIISSLGGRENAFVSRDFTAYFAQLSAEHLDTVLMLEADRMQNLAFPEEEFIQEMRVVREERRLRTDDNPNALAWEHFNATAWFNSPYGNPVIGWMVDIDAYTIEDLRAWYQRWYAPNNAILVVVGDVRPEEVLTLAETRFGSIPASDLPLIKSQTEVTQLGERRITVRAPARVPLLIMGYKAPVILTAEEEWEPYALMVAAGILDGGSSARFARELEREQELAASASASYSGFSRLDNLFVVSVTPSEGVTQTELEVAIEAQLQRLQDELVTDAELERVKAQVVASDVYRRDSIHGQAMRLGSLEAAGLSWEVGEAFAERIRAVTAEQVQAVAQRYFDHDQRTIAWLEPLPINPDNPPGYFEGHLR; encoded by the coding sequence ATGAGAGGTAAGACAGGTTTTTGGGGTTGGCTGATGGTGCTGCTTTTGGCAGGCACCGTTTCTGCTGATCCCCGCAGTGCAGGGGTGCATGAGTTCACTCTAGATAACGGCCTTAAAGTGCTGGTCCAGCCAGACCACCGCGCGCCGGTGATCTCTGCCATGCTCTGGTATCGCGTTGGCTCCAGCCATGAACATGGCGGCATCACCGGGGTTTCCCATGCGCTGGAACACATGATGTTTAATGGTACGCATGAGTATCCCGCCGGTGAATTCTCGCGCATCATCTCCAGCCTTGGCGGCCGTGAGAATGCCTTCGTCAGTCGCGATTTCACCGCTTATTTCGCGCAGCTATCGGCCGAGCATCTGGATACGGTTTTGATGCTGGAAGCTGACCGCATGCAGAACTTGGCGTTTCCTGAAGAAGAGTTTATTCAGGAAATGCGGGTGGTTCGCGAAGAGCGGCGCCTGCGCACCGATGACAATCCTAATGCTCTAGCTTGGGAGCACTTTAATGCCACGGCCTGGTTCAATAGCCCCTATGGCAACCCCGTGATCGGTTGGATGGTGGATATCGATGCCTACACGATTGAGGATTTGCGCGCTTGGTATCAGCGTTGGTATGCCCCCAATAATGCGATCTTGGTCGTGGTGGGCGATGTGCGGCCCGAGGAAGTTTTGACCCTGGCCGAGACCCGTTTTGGATCGATCCCCGCAAGTGATTTGCCGTTGATTAAGTCCCAAACCGAGGTGACACAGCTGGGTGAGCGCCGCATTACCGTGCGCGCCCCGGCTCGTGTGCCGCTCTTGATCATGGGCTATAAAGCGCCGGTGATTCTCACCGCTGAAGAGGAATGGGAACCCTACGCGCTGATGGTGGCTGCTGGGATTTTGGATGGCGGCAGCAGTGCGCGCTTTGCCCGAGAGTTGGAGCGCGAGCAAGAGCTGGCGGCCTCCGCCAGTGCCAGCTACTCCGGCTTTTCGCGGCTGGATAATCTATTTGTGGTCAGCGTGACGCCCAGCGAAGGGGTGACCCAAACCGAACTCGAAGTGGCTATTGAAGCTCAGCTGCAGCGCCTCCAAGATGAATTGGTGACGGATGCTGAGCTGGAGCGCGTCAAGGCTCAGGTCGTGGCTTCTGATGTCTACCGTCGCGATTCGATCCATGGTCAGGCCATGCGCCTGGGAAGCCTCGAGGCTGCTGGACTGTCTTGGGAGGTGGGCGAAGCCTTTGCCGAGCGGATCCGTGCTGTGACCGCCGAACAAGTGCAGGCCGTAGCGCAACGCTATTTCGATCATGATCAGCGCACTATCGCCTGGTTAGAACCGCTGCCTATCAATCCCGACAATCCCCCCGGTTACTTTGAGGGCCATCTGCGATGA
- the ftsY gene encoding signal recognition particle-docking protein FtsY: protein MFGFRKKQKSTSETTAAPPESAPEQQESPAAAPPGPTPEQQESPLAAPPETLAEQPETLSSVEDNQPRETKKGLFARLRQGLSKTSSQLTDGMAGLVLGKKAIDDELLEELETRLLMADVGIEATETILRKLTQQVARKSLDDADALVQALKASMTEVLLPVEKPLNIDRRHKPMVILVLGINGSGKTTTIGKLTHRLKAQGLSVMLAAGDTFRAAAVEQLQTWGARNGVSVIAQGQGADSASVIFDGLQAAKARGMDVLIADTAGRLHTQDNLMEELKKVKRVLQRLDPDAPHETLLVVDAGTGQNALNQAREFHAAMGLTGMAVTKLDGTAKGGILFAIADQVGVPVRFIGIGERIEDLREFHAEDFVQALLDTPH from the coding sequence ATGTTCGGTTTCCGAAAAAAGCAAAAATCGACTTCCGAGACGACAGCTGCGCCGCCCGAATCGGCGCCAGAACAGCAGGAATCCCCTGCGGCTGCGCCACCTGGACCCACGCCAGAACAGCAGGAATCGCCTTTAGCCGCGCCACCTGAAACCCTGGCAGAGCAGCCAGAAACGCTCTCGTCTGTTGAGGATAACCAGCCTCGAGAGACGAAGAAAGGCTTATTTGCGCGCCTGCGTCAGGGTCTTTCCAAGACCTCATCCCAGCTTACCGACGGTATGGCTGGACTGGTGTTGGGCAAAAAAGCCATTGATGACGAGCTATTAGAAGAGCTTGAGACGCGCCTGTTAATGGCAGATGTGGGCATTGAGGCCACGGAAACCATTTTGCGAAAGCTCACTCAGCAAGTCGCGCGCAAATCCTTGGATGATGCCGATGCCTTGGTGCAGGCTTTAAAGGCCAGCATGACCGAGGTGCTGCTGCCGGTGGAGAAGCCTTTAAATATTGATCGCCGCCACAAACCCATGGTGATCCTAGTCCTGGGTATTAACGGCTCAGGCAAAACCACCACCATTGGCAAACTCACGCATCGCCTCAAAGCCCAGGGCCTTTCGGTGATGTTGGCAGCGGGTGATACCTTTAGGGCAGCAGCGGTAGAACAGCTGCAAACTTGGGGTGCGCGCAATGGTGTCAGCGTGATTGCTCAGGGCCAGGGCGCTGACTCCGCCTCCGTCATCTTTGATGGGCTGCAAGCGGCTAAGGCCAGGGGCATGGATGTCTTGATTGCCGATACCGCGGGGCGGCTGCACACCCAAGACAATCTCATGGAGGAGCTGAAGAAAGTGAAGCGAGTCTTGCAGCGTCTGGATCCTGATGCCCCCCATGAAACGCTATTGGTGGTTGATGCCGGCACCGGACAAAACGCCTTGAATCAGGCTCGGGAGTTTCATGCGGCCATGGGCCTCACCGGCATGGCGGTCACCAAGCTGGATGGAACCGCTAAGGGCGGTATTTTGTTTGCTATTGCTGATCAAGTCGGTGTGCCGGTGCGCTTTATCGGTATTGGCGAGCGCATCGAGGATTTGCGGGAATTTCATGCAGAAGATTTCGTGCAGGCCCTTTTGGACACGCCACATTGA
- the ftsE gene encoding cell division ATP-binding protein FtsE has protein sequence MIQLRNITKRYESGQEALSRINLKVDAGAMAFLTGHSGAGKSTLLKLIALIERPTRGQLMVNGAELTQMKPRQVPYFRRQIGIIFQDHHLLRDRTVFDNVALPLLIQGYSRQEIGRRVRAALDRVGLLHKEQAAPITLSTGEQQRVGIARAVVHKPAILLADEPTGNLDPELSRDIMSLFLQFNELGTTVLVASHDLDLIQTLGKPVLQLANGSLQQSVVAD, from the coding sequence TTGATCCAGTTGCGCAATATCACCAAGCGCTATGAGTCGGGCCAAGAGGCTTTATCGCGCATTAATTTAAAAGTCGATGCCGGGGCGATGGCGTTTCTCACCGGCCACTCGGGCGCGGGGAAAAGTACTCTATTAAAACTCATCGCCTTGATTGAGCGCCCCACCCGCGGGCAGCTAATGGTCAATGGCGCCGAACTGACGCAAATGAAGCCGCGGCAAGTGCCTTATTTTCGGCGTCAAATCGGCATTATTTTTCAGGATCATCATCTGCTGCGCGATCGTACGGTGTTCGATAACGTCGCTCTGCCGCTGCTGATTCAGGGCTATTCGCGCCAAGAAATTGGCCGACGCGTGCGCGCGGCATTGGACCGCGTAGGCTTGCTGCATAAAGAGCAAGCTGCGCCAATCACGCTGTCCACCGGGGAGCAGCAGCGCGTCGGTATCGCCCGCGCTGTGGTGCACAAACCCGCCATCTTGCTGGCCGATGAACCGACCGGCAATCTCGACCCTGAGTTGTCGCGGGATATCATGTCGTTATTCCTGCAATTCAACGAACTGGGCACCACGGTCTTAGTCGCCAGTCATGACTTGGATTTGATTCAGACCTTGGGCAAACCAGTGCTGCAATTGGCCAATGGCAGCTTGCAGCAAAGCGTGGTGGCTGACTGA
- the rsmD gene encoding 16S rRNA (guanine(966)-N(2))-methyltransferase RsmD produces the protein MSKARAGAPGQVRIIAGQWRSRRLPVPDAKGLRPTPDRVRETLFNWLAPILPGAMCVDAFAGSGALGFEAASRAAGRVLMIERDAKVATHLRQQQKALPAPQVEVLQADALTALASLQDPVDIVFLDPPYGQGLLPPALQALLSSGQLKPSARLYLEYARQEEPPALPAGWQMLKQTQAGDVAAMLVGQEPN, from the coding sequence TTGAGCAAAGCCCGAGCGGGAGCGCCGGGACAGGTCCGCATTATCGCCGGGCAGTGGCGCAGCCGCCGCCTGCCCGTGCCCGATGCTAAAGGCTTACGGCCCACGCCCGATCGGGTGCGCGAGACCTTGTTCAATTGGTTAGCGCCGATCCTACCCGGGGCGATGTGTGTCGATGCCTTCGCCGGCAGTGGCGCTCTGGGTTTTGAGGCCGCCTCGCGGGCTGCTGGCCGGGTGCTGATGATCGAGCGCGATGCCAAAGTGGCCACGCATTTGCGCCAACAACAAAAGGCCTTGCCCGCTCCTCAAGTCGAGGTGCTGCAAGCCGATGCGCTCACTGCGCTGGCCTCACTTCAAGATCCGGTGGATATCGTCTTTTTGGATCCACCCTACGGCCAGGGCCTGCTGCCACCCGCCTTGCAGGCCTTGCTGTCCAGTGGACAACTCAAACCCAGCGCACGACTTTATTTGGAATATGCGCGCCAGGAAGAGCCGCCGGCATTGCCCGCAGGTTGGCAGATGCTCAAGCAGACTCAGGCTGGTGATGTGGCGGCCATGCTGGTTGGCCAAGAACCGAATTGA
- a CDS encoding M16 family metallopeptidase, which yields MRNWIAILALPVAIIAGIYFSQQRGAEVAAPVVSEESAQAAVLAETQPADGASPALESQLPEGLVEVAGIQHWTTEQGLKVYFVPADTLPMLDVRLVFNAGAARDGELPGLARMMHGLIGDAAGVWDADAIAERFEGVGANFSADSHRDMGVVSLRSLTEPDWLETALETFVTVIGEARFEERSIERVRRQMQIGLQSLEQNPGALARRALFASLYEGHPYGSPPEGTAESLQAITHDDLQGFYQQYWVNHNAVLIMVGGLDLTQAAAVANRIASALPEGEAAAALPPAPAAPETAQVIEIPFPSEQVHIYMAHPGVSRDDSDMLPLWVANHRLGGGGFTSLLMDEVRSQRGLAYSVHSQFSPMAVQGPFMMVMQTESSQADEAMAVMRQTLEAFIDNGIGQEALAASQQNIIGGFPLRMASNSGILDHVALIGFYDLPLDYFETYTDVVGALTEEEVSTAFAQRINPQRLTTVIVGGSR from the coding sequence ATGAGAAATTGGATAGCCATTCTTGCCTTGCCCGTCGCGATTATCGCCGGGATTTATTTCAGTCAGCAGCGTGGCGCGGAAGTCGCCGCGCCGGTGGTGTCTGAGGAGTCTGCTCAGGCCGCGGTGCTCGCTGAAACTCAGCCTGCCGACGGAGCTTCGCCCGCGCTGGAGTCTCAGCTGCCCGAGGGTTTGGTTGAAGTGGCCGGCATTCAGCACTGGACCACCGAGCAGGGTCTTAAGGTCTATTTCGTGCCGGCAGACACCTTGCCGATGTTGGATGTGCGTTTGGTCTTTAATGCTGGCGCAGCGCGCGATGGCGAATTGCCGGGCTTAGCGCGCATGATGCATGGCTTGATCGGTGATGCTGCCGGTGTCTGGGATGCCGATGCCATTGCTGAACGCTTCGAGGGAGTGGGTGCCAATTTCTCGGCTGATTCCCATCGGGACATGGGCGTGGTATCGCTGCGCAGCCTGACGGAACCGGACTGGCTGGAAACCGCCTTAGAGACATTTGTCACAGTCATCGGCGAGGCCCGCTTTGAAGAGCGCAGTATTGAGCGCGTGCGCCGGCAGATGCAGATCGGTCTGCAAAGCCTAGAGCAAAATCCCGGCGCGCTGGCGCGGCGTGCCCTATTCGCCAGCCTCTATGAGGGTCATCCCTACGGCAGCCCCCCTGAGGGAACGGCTGAGAGTCTTCAGGCCATTACGCACGATGATCTGCAGGGCTTTTATCAGCAGTATTGGGTGAATCACAACGCGGTTTTGATTATGGTCGGCGGGCTAGATTTGACCCAAGCCGCGGCCGTGGCGAATCGCATCGCCAGCGCCCTGCCTGAGGGTGAGGCCGCAGCCGCCTTGCCGCCTGCACCCGCAGCACCAGAAACCGCACAAGTGATCGAGATCCCTTTCCCCTCTGAGCAGGTGCATATCTATATGGCGCATCCAGGTGTCTCGCGTGACGATTCCGACATGCTCCCCCTATGGGTCGCCAATCACCGCTTGGGTGGGGGTGGTTTTACCTCCTTGTTGATGGATGAAGTGCGTTCACAGCGTGGTCTGGCCTACAGCGTACACAGCCAATTCTCGCCGATGGCGGTGCAGGGGCCCTTCATGATGGTCATGCAAACCGAAAGCTCACAGGCCGACGAAGCCATGGCAGTGATGCGTCAGACGCTGGAAGCTTTTATAGATAACGGTATAGGTCAAGAAGCTCTAGCGGCCAGCCAGCAGAACATCATTGGTGGCTTCCCGCTGCGTATGGCCAGCAATTCGGGGATTCTCGATCATGTGGCACTGATCGGTTTTTATGACCTGCCCTTAGACTATTTTGAAACTTATACCGATGTAGTCGGAGCTTTGACTGAGGAAGAGGTGAGTACGGCCTTCGCGCAGCGCATCAACCCACAGCGGCTCACCACCGTGATCGTTGGAGGCAGTCGTTGA
- a CDS encoding transglycosylase SLT domain-containing protein translates to MSKRLSLGSALLMLCLPLMAAAEVSERDRQRALFLAAETALEQGQRTRFNDLSAELSDYPLLPYLEYAALKRQLSRATPKAIESFAERWPDSPLAPRLRQAWLQSLADRQQWTLLAEADVSGASTTILCTQRQALLRLGRRDEALQGVEDLWRVGRSQPRACDSVFEAWRAQGGPDTDLGWARFTLAMQEHQLGLARYLRRYLSEADRPSAEQWLRLAEHPTELRRQTQSALENPHWVTITPPLMQRLARRDPRQALEIWEQRQSDWALPEDVALDLERFIAFRLTLRERNGALNHLASLRPEVFDDTLRQWQLRSALSIGDWETVLLASQSMSHEAQQQAIWQYWRARALEATGERAAARESYALAAEQRNYYGFLAADRLQQAYRLGHRPLVVDADALAQVSTMAPLQRALELKALDRDIDARREWLALQNQINGQPDALVAAAHLAHLSGWHDRAIFAVARAQEFDDIDLRFPMAFADLIAQHASAQGINPAWAFAVTRQESAFMTDAHSSAGALGLMQIMPHTGRTMGRTLGTPVSHRLQLLDPELNIRIGAAYLKRNLENFGGHVILSTAAYNAGARRVRQWLPETGAMDADIWVELIPFAETRQYVQRILAYQLIYELRLGQELTTLSRLMPPITSMDDLPASRLAHYQLWASDNAPGLPVAIVCDAPGYNETPC, encoded by the coding sequence ATGAGCAAGCGGCTAAGCCTTGGCAGTGCGTTACTCATGCTTTGCCTGCCACTGATGGCGGCTGCCGAAGTGAGCGAGCGCGACCGCCAACGGGCTCTATTCCTAGCGGCAGAGACGGCTTTAGAACAAGGCCAGCGTACGCGCTTTAATGATTTAAGTGCTGAACTCAGCGATTACCCTCTGCTGCCCTATCTAGAGTACGCGGCACTAAAACGCCAACTCTCACGAGCCACACCCAAAGCCATAGAGAGCTTTGCTGAGCGCTGGCCAGACAGCCCTTTAGCTCCTCGCTTACGCCAAGCTTGGCTGCAGTCACTGGCTGATCGCCAACAATGGACGCTGTTGGCCGAGGCTGATGTCAGCGGCGCCAGTACCACGATACTTTGCACCCAGCGCCAAGCCCTGCTGCGCTTGGGTCGTCGCGATGAGGCGCTTCAAGGCGTCGAGGATTTGTGGCGCGTGGGGCGCTCACAGCCACGCGCTTGTGATTCGGTATTTGAGGCCTGGCGCGCGCAAGGCGGGCCGGATACGGATCTGGGCTGGGCGCGTTTTACGCTGGCGATGCAAGAACATCAGTTGGGTCTGGCGCGTTACCTGCGGCGTTACTTAAGCGAAGCGGACCGCCCCAGCGCCGAGCAATGGTTGCGCCTAGCCGAACATCCCACAGAGCTGCGCCGACAGACTCAGTCAGCCTTGGAAAACCCCCATTGGGTGACCATCACCCCACCGCTGATGCAACGGCTGGCGCGACGCGATCCCCGTCAGGCGTTAGAAATCTGGGAACAGCGGCAATCCGATTGGGCGCTGCCTGAGGATGTGGCGCTTGATCTGGAGCGGTTTATTGCGTTTCGCCTGACCCTGCGTGAGCGCAACGGGGCCTTGAATCACCTGGCCAGCCTCCGGCCTGAGGTGTTTGATGACACCTTGCGGCAGTGGCAGCTGCGCTCGGCGCTTAGCATCGGCGACTGGGAAACCGTGCTACTGGCCAGCCAATCCATGAGTCATGAAGCTCAACAACAAGCCATTTGGCAGTATTGGCGGGCCCGGGCTTTGGAAGCCACCGGTGAGCGCGCTGCCGCTCGCGAATCCTATGCCTTAGCCGCTGAGCAGCGCAATTACTATGGCTTTTTGGCTGCAGATCGCCTGCAACAAGCCTATCGCCTTGGGCATCGGCCGCTGGTCGTCGATGCGGACGCCTTGGCGCAAGTCAGCACCATGGCTCCGCTGCAACGGGCGTTAGAGCTGAAAGCCTTAGATCGGGATATTGACGCGCGTCGTGAGTGGCTGGCTTTGCAAAATCAAATCAACGGTCAGCCCGATGCTTTGGTTGCTGCAGCGCATTTGGCGCATTTATCGGGCTGGCATGATCGGGCGATTTTTGCTGTCGCCCGAGCTCAGGAATTCGATGATATCGATTTGCGCTTTCCTATGGCATTCGCCGATCTTATCGCCCAGCACGCCAGTGCGCAGGGCATCAATCCTGCTTGGGCCTTTGCGGTCACTCGCCAAGAAAGCGCGTTTATGACCGATGCGCACTCCTCAGCGGGTGCTTTGGGGTTAATGCAAATCATGCCGCACACCGGTCGCACCATGGGCCGCACCTTGGGCACACCGGTATCCCATCGCCTGCAATTATTGGATCCCGAACTCAATATCCGCATCGGGGCGGCTTATTTAAAACGCAATTTAGAAAACTTCGGTGGTCATGTGATTTTATCAACCGCGGCGTATAACGCCGGCGCCAGGCGCGTACGTCAGTGGCTGCCGGAAACGGGCGCGATGGATGCCGATATTTGGGTGGAGCTGATCCCTTTTGCCGAGACCCGGCAATACGTGCAACGCATTTTGGCCTATCAGCTGATTTATGAGCTGCGCCTGGGCCAGGAACTGACCACGCTGAGCCGCTTGATGCCGCCCATCACCTCTATGGATGACTTGCCCGCCTCGCGGCTAGCGCATTATCAGCTGTGGGCCTCCGATAACGCCCCTGGACTTCCAGTCGCCATCGTCTGCGATGCGCCCGGGTACAACGAAACCCCCTGCTAG
- the ftsX gene encoding permease-like cell division protein FtsX: MAKPALYSRLQAWGLRHVEALQFSLHKLISAPLASALTLLVIGIALTLPGSLYLLLSNVQTLTPHWQDSSQVSVFLRTDAAAEELPRLVAELGRDPRVAQIQSMTPEQALAEFRRHSGFGEALDVLGDNPLPATILVTPTADHRSPEALSELITDWQRLDIVASVEVDLLWLQRLSAIARTLERGTLLLALLLAAAVLLVIGNTIRLDIQNRREEIEVAKLVGATDGFIRRPFLYGGLWLGLGGALLAITLSFILLIVLNGPIRELAGLYGSPFGLSGLSLIEMLGLLFLGSALGLIGAWLTVGRHFKNIEP, from the coding sequence ATGGCTAAGCCCGCGCTATATTCTCGCCTGCAGGCCTGGGGACTGCGCCATGTCGAGGCGCTGCAATTCAGCCTGCACAAACTCATCTCTGCGCCATTGGCCAGCGCCCTGACGCTGTTGGTGATTGGCATTGCTCTGACCCTGCCCGGCAGCCTGTATCTGCTATTAAGTAACGTGCAAACCCTCACGCCGCATTGGCAGGACAGCAGTCAGGTATCGGTATTCCTGCGCACCGATGCAGCCGCAGAGGAGTTGCCGCGCTTGGTGGCTGAACTGGGGCGTGATCCCCGGGTGGCGCAAATCCAAAGTATGACGCCGGAGCAAGCATTGGCGGAGTTTCGTCGGCACTCTGGCTTCGGTGAGGCATTGGATGTACTCGGCGATAACCCTTTACCGGCCACCATCCTGGTCACGCCGACAGCCGATCATCGCTCGCCCGAGGCCTTATCTGAATTGATCACCGATTGGCAGCGCCTCGACATCGTGGCCAGCGTCGAGGTTGACCTGTTATGGCTACAACGGCTGTCGGCGATTGCGCGCACACTGGAGCGCGGCACGCTATTGCTGGCTTTGCTGTTAGCGGCGGCGGTGCTACTGGTGATTGGTAACACCATTCGCTTAGACATCCAAAACCGTCGGGAAGAGATTGAGGTGGCGAAACTGGTGGGTGCCACCGATGGCTTTATTCGCCGCCCCTTCTTGTATGGCGGTTTGTGGCTGGGGCTGGGCGGTGCCCTGCTGGCGATCACCTTAAGCTTTATTCTGTTAATCGTGCTCAATGGCCCGATTCGCGAATTGGCCGGCCTTTATGGCAGTCCCTTTGGACTCTCCGGGCTGAGTCTTATTGAGATGCTCGGCTTGCTGTTTTTGGGCAGCGCATTGGGTCTTATTGGCGCTTGGCTGACTGTTGGACGCCATTTCAAGAACATTGAGCCCTAG
- the ccoS gene encoding cbb3-type cytochrome oxidase assembly protein CcoS, whose amino-acid sequence MEILYVLMLLGVVFMGLLLAGFLWAVRQEQYEDMDGPPYRIIMDDDDPRIPRRQKPAAQQEKSS is encoded by the coding sequence ATGGAAATTCTGTATGTCCTGATGCTGCTGGGCGTGGTGTTTATGGGCCTGTTGCTGGCCGGTTTTCTTTGGGCCGTGCGCCAAGAACAATATGAAGATATGGATGGACCGCCTTACCGCATCATCATGGACGACGATGATCCGAGAATTCCGCGGCGGCAAAAGCCCGCTGCGCAGCAGGAGAAGTCATCATGA